ACAATACCGTGTACTACAAATCAACGAACTGAAAGGGGAATGAACATGGGTGCAGTTGAAGAAGTAAGACACGGTGGATACGGCGGTGGATACGGAGTTGGAGCAATCCTGGTTCTCTTTATCCTGCTCGTTATCATCACTCGTTCTTTCTGGGTGTAATGACAACTAGATAACAGCCGAACAGAAATCGCAGGTCGCCACACCACGCACTGCGATTTCTGCAAACGAAATAACCCATACTATAAATGACAATAGAAGGCCGGGACGCTAACGTCCCGGCCTCTTCCCATTTATTCGTCGTCATCGTCTTCACGCCGGCTCTTCCGAGCAGCAGCGCTTCGGAACAGAAATACAAGCACGATACCTGCAACCAGCGTACCCAATATACGCCCGGGGGCACTAAGAATGCCCGGAATGAGCGGGAGCCACAGCAGGACAGCCCAGAACAGCTGCACCTGGAAGATGAGCTTCCCTTCATTGTCGCGGCGCGTTCCTTCCGGAAGCGGGTAGACATGCAGCCAGAACGATTCCGGATGAAGCTTTCGCAGTGCAGACAGCTGGAGTCCGATGATCATCAGGCTG
Above is a window of Paenibacillus sp. FSL K6-1330 DNA encoding:
- a CDS encoding YjcZ family sporulation protein, whose protein sequence is MGAVEEVRHGGYGGGYGVGAILVLFILLVIITRSFWV